From the Lancefieldella sp. Marseille-Q7238 genome, one window contains:
- a CDS encoding MurT ligase domain-containing protein: protein MTNIRSRFFPLAFLAAKATIGALDLTGHAGGTLPGAIAEAIDPAFLGDIAKPDQIVFISGTNGKTTTNNLLNDLLADNGYHTVTNRVGGNISSGFASSFARNTTFGGKVKNKLAVMEFDELSGPRIFPFFQPDILAVTNLFRDTFSRSATPDFVFDVMSKGIPADTHLILNADDMISCRLAPQCEHRTYFSIAHLDEDTPEPMGIVSDLTACPICGGKLRWDYAHLRHLGKATCEECGFTNPHPDYEVVSVNKTDHTFVVRENNAPGAPAYTYRLNSYSIVNLYNMLTCVVTAREMGLTPEQIARSLESDINIAESRYNEIDYNGHRLISMASKGENDTATSVTLDILRRQPGDKAIVIMIADAYMAKAKDQTEYIGWYYQTDFEVLNDPSVKQVVLYGDTSLDLLVRLRFAGIDPKKTFVASTPEETADCIDLAAVQHVFYAHGLYNGGIADVSRQRILERLKDMEAAHE, encoded by the coding sequence GTGACCAACATACGAAGTAGATTCTTTCCACTTGCCTTCCTTGCAGCGAAAGCGACCATTGGGGCGCTCGATCTTACGGGACATGCGGGAGGAACCTTGCCCGGCGCCATTGCCGAGGCTATCGACCCGGCATTTTTAGGTGACATCGCGAAGCCGGATCAGATTGTGTTCATCTCGGGCACCAACGGAAAAACCACCACCAACAATCTGCTCAATGACCTGTTGGCTGACAACGGCTACCATACGGTGACCAATCGCGTGGGAGGAAACATCTCAAGCGGTTTTGCAAGCTCCTTTGCGCGCAATACCACCTTTGGAGGCAAGGTTAAGAACAAGCTGGCGGTGATGGAGTTTGATGAGCTCTCCGGTCCTCGCATCTTTCCTTTCTTCCAGCCCGATATTCTCGCGGTTACCAACCTCTTTCGTGATACGTTTTCACGCAGCGCCACTCCCGACTTCGTTTTTGACGTGATGAGCAAGGGTATTCCCGCCGATACGCATCTCATTCTCAACGCCGACGATATGATTTCCTGCCGTCTGGCGCCTCAGTGTGAACACCGTACGTACTTCTCGATTGCGCATCTGGACGAAGACACGCCGGAGCCTATGGGAATCGTCAGCGACTTGACGGCATGTCCCATCTGCGGCGGAAAGCTGCGGTGGGACTACGCTCACCTTCGCCACCTTGGTAAAGCGACCTGTGAGGAATGCGGTTTTACGAACCCGCATCCTGATTATGAGGTTGTCTCGGTCAACAAGACCGACCATACCTTTGTCGTGCGCGAGAACAACGCTCCTGGAGCGCCGGCCTATACCTACAGGCTCAACAGCTACTCCATCGTGAATCTCTACAACATGCTGACCTGCGTCGTGACGGCCCGTGAAATGGGTCTGACGCCCGAGCAGATTGCCCGCTCGCTTGAGAGCGACATCAACATCGCGGAATCACGCTACAACGAGATTGACTACAACGGTCATCGTCTTATCAGCATGGCATCTAAGGGCGAGAATGACACCGCTACTTCGGTTACGCTGGATATCCTGCGCCGTCAACCGGGCGACAAAGCTATCGTCATCATGATTGCTGACGCCTATATGGCAAAGGCGAAAGACCAGACGGAATATATCGGCTGGTATTATCAGACTGACTTTGAGGTGCTCAATGACCCCAGTGTCAAACAGGTAGTTCTGTATGGCGACACCTCCCTTGACCTTTTGGTTCGGCTGCGTTTTGCGGGCATCGATCCCAAGAAAACCTTTGTGGCGTCTACGCCTGAAGAAACTGCCGATTGTATTGATTTGGCCGCCGTGCAGCATGTGTTTTACGCGCATGGGCTCTACAACGGTGGCATTGCTGATGTCAGCCGCCAGCGAATTCTTGAACGCTTAAAGGACATGGAGGCCGCCCATGAGTAA
- the nifJ gene encoding pyruvate:ferredoxin (flavodoxin) oxidoreductase gives MARKFKSMDGNNAAAYVSYAFTEVAGIYPITPSSPMADYVDQWSAQGVKNIFGSTVKVVEMQSEAGAAGAVHGSLGAGALTTTYTASQGLLLMLPNMYKIAGEQLPGVFHVSARTVATHALNIFGDHSDVMACRQTGFAMLAEGNVQEVMDLAPVAHLAAIEGKVPFLNFFDGFRTSHEIQKVAVWDYDDLADMCDMDAVQAFRDHSLNPEHPHARGSHENGDIFFQHREACNAVYDELPAVVENYMDKINAKLGTDYGLFNYYGAPDADRVVICMGSFCDTLEEVIDYLNAHGEKVGLVKVRLYRPFSVKHFVDVLPETVKKVAVMDRTKEPGSVGEPLYEDVVSALYEAGKSNLTVVGGRYGLGSKDTPPSSAFAIFEELKKDQPRHEFTVGIVDDVTNLSLPEDADAPNTAAEGTIECKFWGIGGDGTVGANKNSIKIIGDHTDKYVQAYFQYDSKKTGGITISHLRFGDHRIRSPYYVTKADFVACHNPAYITKGLKMVRDVKPGGTFLVNCQWDAEEFSHHFPAEAKRYVVKNNISVYLINAIDLAKEIGMGKRTNTILQSAFFALAKVLPEADALQYMKDAATHSYLKKGQNIVDMNHKAIDAGATAFKKIEIPADWANAEDAPNPISLEGRAALLKQVQEIMNPVSRMEGDSLPVSVFKEHADGQFELGAAAYEKRGIAVMVPRWNDAKCIQCNQCAYVCPHAAIRPFVLTDEEVAAAPASAVFKDAVGPKAKGMKFEIAVSQFDCTGCSNCVYICPADALTMVAAEEEQPKQEIFDYSVAHVAEKPELVANNVKGSQFKKPLLEFSGSCAGCAETSYGRLVTQLFGDRMYISNATGCSSIWGNPASCSPFTTDANGHGPAWNNSLFEDNAEHGMGLMLGHQAEQKHLLDVAQKLSESSEASQELKDAAKAWIDSVSDAALSKQAAEALVAELGSSNTPEAAELLANKSYLTKKSFWIFGGDGWAYDIGFGGLDHVLASGEDINVFVFDTEVYSNTGGQASKASRLGQVAQFAAAGKDVKQKNLAEIAMTYGYVYVAQVSMGANLAQTLKAIAEAEAYPGPSLIIGYSPCEMHSIKGGMAHAQEEMKKAVETGYWNLYRFNPSAPVGKKFTLDSKAPAGGYQEFLMNEARYSRLTREFPENADKLFKENEAAAMARYDHLVRLKALYASETDSEEEKKN, from the coding sequence ATGGCAAGAAAGTTTAAGTCCATGGACGGTAACAACGCAGCGGCTTATGTGTCGTATGCGTTTACCGAGGTAGCGGGAATCTATCCCATTACCCCGTCCAGCCCGATGGCCGATTATGTCGACCAATGGTCTGCTCAAGGTGTCAAGAACATCTTCGGTTCTACCGTCAAAGTCGTTGAGATGCAGTCTGAGGCCGGCGCGGCCGGCGCTGTCCACGGTTCTCTTGGAGCGGGCGCCCTCACGACAACATATACGGCCTCACAGGGCCTGCTGCTTATGCTGCCCAACATGTACAAGATAGCCGGCGAGCAGCTGCCGGGCGTTTTCCACGTTTCGGCGCGTACTGTCGCCACTCACGCGTTGAACATTTTTGGCGATCACTCGGACGTTATGGCCTGCCGCCAGACCGGCTTCGCTATGCTTGCTGAGGGTAATGTCCAGGAAGTTATGGATCTTGCTCCCGTTGCTCACCTTGCGGCGATTGAGGGCAAAGTTCCGTTCCTGAACTTCTTTGACGGCTTCCGCACCTCGCATGAGATTCAAAAGGTTGCCGTTTGGGACTACGATGACCTTGCAGACATGTGCGATATGGATGCCGTTCAGGCCTTCCGTGACCACTCTCTGAACCCCGAGCATCCGCATGCCCGCGGCTCACATGAGAACGGTGATATCTTCTTCCAGCACCGTGAGGCGTGCAACGCCGTCTATGATGAGCTTCCGGCAGTCGTTGAGAACTACATGGACAAGATCAACGCTAAGCTCGGCACCGATTACGGTCTCTTCAACTACTACGGCGCTCCTGACGCAGACCGCGTCGTTATTTGCATGGGCTCTTTCTGCGACACTCTGGAAGAGGTTATCGATTACCTCAATGCTCATGGCGAGAAGGTCGGTCTGGTGAAGGTTCGCCTGTACCGTCCGTTCTCGGTAAAACACTTTGTTGACGTTCTCCCCGAGACTGTCAAGAAGGTTGCCGTTATGGATCGTACTAAAGAGCCCGGATCTGTCGGCGAGCCTCTGTACGAAGACGTCGTCTCCGCACTGTATGAGGCTGGCAAGAGCAACCTCACTGTCGTTGGCGGCCGTTACGGTCTTGGCTCCAAGGACACGCCTCCTTCGTCAGCCTTCGCGATTTTTGAGGAGCTCAAGAAGGATCAGCCTCGCCACGAGTTTACAGTTGGCATTGTGGACGATGTCACCAATCTTTCTCTGCCTGAGGATGCTGACGCTCCTAATACTGCGGCCGAAGGTACCATCGAATGCAAGTTCTGGGGTATCGGCGGCGACGGCACCGTTGGTGCCAACAAGAACTCCATCAAGATCATCGGCGATCACACTGATAAGTATGTCCAGGCCTACTTCCAGTATGACTCCAAGAAGACCGGCGGGATTACCATCAGCCACCTGCGTTTTGGAGACCACAGAATTCGCTCTCCGTACTACGTTACCAAGGCGGACTTTGTCGCATGCCATAATCCCGCCTACATCACCAAGGGCCTCAAGATGGTGCGCGATGTCAAGCCGGGTGGAACCTTCCTGGTCAACTGCCAGTGGGACGCCGAGGAATTCTCGCATCACTTCCCGGCAGAGGCTAAGCGCTATGTTGTCAAGAACAACATCAGCGTGTATCTCATCAACGCCATTGACCTTGCTAAAGAGATTGGTATGGGCAAGCGCACCAACACCATTCTTCAGTCCGCTTTCTTCGCGCTTGCAAAGGTGCTCCCCGAGGCCGACGCGCTGCAGTATATGAAAGACGCTGCGACTCATTCCTATCTGAAGAAGGGCCAGAACATTGTCGATATGAACCACAAGGCTATCGACGCTGGCGCAACTGCATTCAAAAAGATCGAGATTCCTGCCGATTGGGCAAATGCCGAGGACGCTCCTAACCCCATCTCTCTTGAGGGACGTGCGGCTCTCCTCAAGCAGGTACAGGAGATTATGAATCCTGTGTCTCGCATGGAAGGCGATTCTCTGCCTGTATCCGTGTTCAAGGAGCATGCGGACGGCCAGTTTGAGCTGGGTGCGGCCGCGTATGAGAAGCGCGGTATCGCCGTTATGGTGCCTCGTTGGAATGACGCCAAGTGCATTCAGTGCAACCAGTGCGCCTACGTTTGCCCGCACGCGGCTATTCGTCCCTTCGTTCTTACCGATGAAGAGGTCGCTGCGGCTCCCGCGTCCGCTGTCTTTAAGGACGCCGTTGGGCCCAAGGCCAAGGGTATGAAGTTCGAGATTGCTGTTTCGCAATTTGACTGCACCGGCTGCTCCAATTGCGTGTACATTTGCCCGGCTGACGCCCTTACTATGGTTGCCGCTGAAGAAGAGCAGCCTAAGCAGGAGATTTTTGACTACTCCGTGGCTCATGTTGCCGAGAAGCCCGAGCTGGTTGCAAACAACGTCAAGGGTTCGCAGTTCAAAAAACCGCTCCTTGAGTTCTCCGGCTCCTGCGCAGGTTGCGCGGAAACCAGCTATGGCCGTCTGGTGACGCAGCTGTTCGGTGACCGCATGTATATCTCCAATGCAACCGGTTGCTCTTCCATTTGGGGTAATCCCGCGTCCTGCTCGCCCTTTACCACCGATGCGAACGGTCATGGTCCTGCATGGAATAACTCCCTGTTTGAGGACAACGCTGAGCACGGTATGGGTCTTATGCTGGGTCATCAGGCGGAGCAGAAGCACCTGCTGGATGTTGCCCAGAAGCTTTCCGAGTCTTCCGAGGCAAGTCAGGAGCTCAAGGATGCGGCCAAGGCGTGGATCGATTCCGTTTCCGATGCCGCGTTGAGCAAGCAAGCCGCTGAGGCTCTCGTAGCTGAGCTTGGCTCGTCCAACACTCCTGAGGCTGCGGAACTTCTCGCTAATAAGAGCTATCTCACCAAGAAGTCCTTCTGGATCTTCGGCGGCGATGGCTGGGCGTACGACATCGGCTTTGGTGGCCTTGATCATGTTCTCGCTTCCGGCGAAGACATCAATGTGTTCGTTTTTGACACCGAGGTGTACTCCAACACGGGCGGCCAGGCTTCCAAGGCGTCCCGTCTTGGTCAGGTCGCGCAATTTGCGGCGGCGGGCAAGGATGTCAAGCAGAAGAACCTCGCTGAAATTGCTATGACGTACGGCTACGTTTACGTGGCGCAGGTTTCTATGGGCGCTAACCTTGCTCAAACCCTGAAGGCAATTGCTGAGGCTGAGGCCTATCCCGGACCTTCGCTCATCATTGGCTACTCGCCGTGTGAGATGCACTCCATCAAGGGCGGCATGGCTCACGCTCAGGAAGAGATGAAGAAGGCCGTGGAGACGGGGTACTGGAACCTTTACCGCTTCAATCCTTCCGCGCCAGTTGGCAAAAAGTTCACGCTTGATTCCAAGGCGCCTGCTGGCGGCTATCAGGAATTCCTTATGAACGAGGCGCGCTATAGCCGTCTGACTCGCGAGTTCCCCGAGAATGCTGACAAGCTGTTCAAGGAGAACGAGGCCGCGGCAATGGCTCGCTATGATCACCTTGTTCGCCTCAAGGCGCTCTATGCTTCTGAGACTGACAGCGAAGAAGAGAAGAAGAACTAG
- the arcC gene encoding carbamate kinase, which yields MQDSSYKTSRVVIALGGNALGDTPEEQIKRVREAAPTLLKVIEQGNEIIITHGNGPQVGMIQKAFALAHDEDTSIPKIDLPECGAMSQGYIGYHLQQAIGASMHKAYKRWHVASVVTQIEVDPEDSAFEHPSKPIGQFMSKEQMEEEKKLHPEMSFMEDSGRGYRRVVASPEPKKIVEYESILNLLDNEFIVIACGGGGIPVVRDYTDKGAYKGIAAVIDKDMGGELLAEDCQADTLVLLTAVDHVAINFGKPDQKDLETLTCEDAEAYLAEGQFGKGSMEPKIRAAIKFAKSRPGRVCIIGSLEKAAEAMAGLSGTRISM from the coding sequence ATGCAAGATTCGTCTTACAAGACAAGCCGCGTTGTCATTGCTCTTGGTGGAAACGCTTTGGGAGATACTCCCGAGGAGCAGATCAAGCGGGTACGGGAGGCCGCGCCCACGCTTCTTAAGGTCATCGAACAAGGCAATGAAATCATCATTACCCACGGCAATGGCCCGCAGGTAGGCATGATTCAAAAGGCGTTTGCCCTCGCGCATGACGAGGACACTTCCATTCCGAAGATTGACCTTCCGGAATGCGGCGCCATGTCCCAGGGCTACATCGGATACCACCTTCAGCAGGCAATCGGCGCGTCCATGCATAAGGCCTACAAGAGGTGGCACGTTGCCTCTGTCGTGACGCAGATTGAGGTAGACCCCGAAGATTCCGCCTTTGAGCATCCCTCCAAGCCTATCGGACAGTTCATGTCTAAAGAGCAGATGGAAGAAGAGAAGAAGCTGCATCCTGAGATGAGCTTTATGGAGGATTCGGGCAGAGGGTATCGTCGCGTTGTCGCGTCGCCGGAACCGAAGAAGATTGTTGAGTACGAGAGCATTCTGAATCTTTTGGACAACGAGTTCATCGTCATCGCTTGCGGCGGCGGTGGAATTCCTGTTGTGAGGGATTACACCGACAAGGGAGCGTATAAGGGCATTGCCGCCGTCATCGACAAGGATATGGGCGGCGAGCTGCTGGCGGAAGATTGCCAGGCCGATACTCTGGTTCTTCTCACTGCTGTCGATCATGTAGCCATCAATTTTGGCAAGCCGGATCAAAAAGACCTTGAGACCCTGACGTGCGAAGATGCTGAGGCCTATCTTGCCGAGGGTCAGTTTGGCAAGGGTTCCATGGAGCCAAAGATTCGCGCAGCCATCAAGTTTGCGAAGTCCCGTCCGGGCCGCGTATGCATTATCGGTTCGCTTGAAAAGGCAGCCGAGGCGATGGCGGGCCTTTCAGGTACGCGTATCAGCATGTAA